The Bombus fervidus isolate BK054 chromosome 1, iyBomFerv1, whole genome shotgun sequence genome includes a window with the following:
- the LOC139991100 gene encoding lysosomal acid glucosylceramidase: MGHAWKALLLITFFFDKGIANDCVPYRIDNEVVACICNATYCDGLPDGRPELPEEGNSYWYVTNKQGLRMKMSELKFDSCENFPVDVTLTLDNTKKYQTIFGFGGAFTDSAGINIAKLSPATQLQLIRAYYHPKEGSRYTLGRIPIGASDFSRKPYSYDDTANDITLKHFSLVNEDFDYKLLYARKALEFNSELKFFSAAWTAPLWMKSNDNGVTFLKEEYYQVYAEYLLKFLDEYKNNGIDMWAITTGNEPITANIFKIPNISMGWEPETMADWVANNLGPTLASSPHNKTLILVLDENRQVLPSFVKPTFKNQIAKQYVAGTAVHWYRDFDTSADRLDETHDEFPDKFIFMTEASIIGPPIWNTPKLKLESWSRGEKYILSIIEYMNHWSIGWVDWNLALDETGGPNCIDNYIDASIIVNPKTDEFYKQPTYYALQHFSRFVDRGSVRTSITDTDTIKSAAFVTPSAGNVVVLYNRATSPKRVALKDVQKGTLCLELSPQSMNTLKYK; the protein is encoded by the exons ATGGGACACGCGTGGAAAGCACTTCTGCTAATCACTTTCTTCTTCGACAAAG GTATAGCGAATGACTGCGTGCCGTACCGTATAGATAACGAAGTAGTTGCATGTATTTGCAATGCAACATATTGCGATGGACTACCAGATGGTAGACCGGAACTTCCAGAGGAGGGTAATTCTTATTGGTATGTGACGAATAAACAGGGGCTGAGAATGAAGATGTCGGAACTAAAATTTGATAGCTGTGAAAATTTCCCTGTGGACGTAACGCTGACCTTAGATAATACGAAAAAGTATCAAACGATTTTTGGCTTCGGTGGCGCATTTACCGATTCTGCTGGTATAAACATAGCAAAACTCAGCCCAGCTACTCAACTTCAATTGATTCG agCATATTATCATCCAAAGGAAGGAAGCAGATACACATTGGGTCGTATACCTATTGGGGCGAGCGATTTTTCAAGGAAACCGTATTCGTATGACGATACGGCCAATGACATCACGCTTAAACACTTTTCACTTGTGAACGAAGATTTCGATTACAAACTACTGTATGCAAGGAAAGCGCTTGAATTCAATTCCGAACTTAAATTCTTTAGTGCTGCATGGACTGCTCCATTATGGATGAAAAGCAATGACAACGGAGTCA CTTTcttaaaagaagaatattatcAAGTCTATGCTGAGTATCTGCTAAAGTTCCTGGATGAATATAAGAACAACGGTATTGATATGTGGGCAATTACAACTGGTAACGAGCCGATAACtgccaatatttttaaaattccaaatatcTCTATGGGATGGGAACCCGAAACAATGGCTGATTGGGTGGCTAACAACTTGGGTCCGACATTAGCATCATCGCCGCACAATAAAACACTAATTTTGGTCTTAGATGAAAATAGACAGGTATTACCCAGTTTTGTCAAACcaacgttcaaaaatcaaattgCAAAGCAATACGTTGCCGGAACAGCTGTACATTGGTATCGAGATTTCGATACTTCTGCGGATAGATTAGATGAAACCCACGATGAGTTCCcagacaaatttattttcatgacCGAAGCATCTATAATAG GACCTCCGATATGGAACACTCCGAAACTTAAATTGGAATCGTGGTCTCGAGGTGAAAAGTACATTTTAAGCATAATAGAG TACATGAATCATTGGTCAATTGGTTGGGTGGATTGGAATTTAGCTTTGGACGAAACTGGTGGACCAAACTGTATCGATAATTATATCGACGCCTCTATTATCGTCAACCCGAAAAccgatgaattttataaacaacCTACGTATTATGCTCTCCAACATTTTAGCAGATTCGTTGACAGAGGTTCTGTTAGAACTTCTATTACCGATACTGATACTATCAAATCCGCGGCCTTCGTTACACCTTCAGCGGGAAACGTCGTTGTCCTATACAATAG gGCTACTTCCCCGAAACGCGTAGCTTTGAAGGATGTACAGAAAGGTACACTTTGTTTAGAATTATCTCCGCAATCTATGAATACTCTGAAATACAAATAG
- the Mrps30 gene encoding mitochondrial ribosomal protein S30 has protein sequence MYTGLQKSLPNYSASILKTVIRKCASITLDDTENVIYPPILDLSYRARLKRQQEDWHNKIKKIETVEEKLIGINMPHYYGWKSLCLEERKILYNSLKYAQYITRTHVTNDNKLPDFYDSMITTEKLDALVQTIKNHIENAIIFEYNHRLKKQEITEEVENIKENLLNDAVTNALVFQINRIMLSALSSMTPHLLETEVDFQPRVEAFWFAGGIERPTLQRKARERIEHLKEFANDPINMPVQYVGSPILQLRHQFPLREIISPIYSTNPELSIPEFKFDPRVLSYKFSYKRATNIPGFWPGDPAEFGLLSYHNINNLFSNSKIKDEEDITTQAIFASYSWLLSQACYQGFSTFNDITYPLVSQTILTNGQYWSFCVYQLNTTLLHWEYADSNPLRNICWITEPMMLFDKIEDGKIQGFNEDVLKKLITFYINMPAARSNENMKPYLGESVKHVANITDPERRAWLESTFKYLMSNRPRHKLLPEIYNWQKIFMIDNNTRPCDKKHDPWQFGFVAAKRRLNHHRPTYIPRCLRENPKKRKVGRLAKTYYPDA, from the exons ATGTATACAGGGCTGCAGAAATCTTTGCCAAACTATTCTGCAAGTATTCTAAAAACTGTTATAAGAAAATGTGCGAGTATCACGCTGGATGATACAGAAAATGTAATCTATCCTCCTATTTTGGATTTATCCTATCGTGCTAGACTTAAGAGGCAACAGGAAGACTggcataataaaattaaaaaaatagaaactgTAGAGGAAAAATTAATTGGTATAAATATGCCACATTACTATGGTTGGAAATCGTTATGtttagaagaaagaaaaattttgtacaattCATTGAAATATGCTCAATACATTACACGTACTCATGTTacgaatgataataaattacctGACTTTTATGATTCAATGATCACAACTGAAAAATTAGATGCTCTGGTACaaactattaaaaatcatatagAAAATGctattatttttgaatataatcATAGATT aaAGAAGCAAGAAATAACAGAGgaagtagaaaatattaaagagaATTTGCTAAACGATGCTGTTACAAATGCACTTGTTTTTCAAATCAATCGAATAATGCTGTCCGCTTTATCTTCGATGACACCACATTTATTGGAAACTGAAGTAGATTTTCAACCAAGAGTAGAAGCATTTTGGTTCGCAGGTGGCATAGAACGGCCAACTCTACAAAGAAAAGCAAGAGAGCGTATAGAACATTTGAAAGAATTTGCGAATGATCCAATAAATATGCCTGTTCAATACGTTGGTTCTCCAATTCTACAATTAAGACATCAATTTCCTTTAAGGGAGATTATTTCTCCAATATACTCTACTAATCCAGAATTAAGTATTCCTGAGTTCAAATTTGATCCTAGGGTACTATCTTATAAGTTTTCGTACAAACGTGCAACTAATATACCTGGTTTCTGGCCCGGTGATCCTGCTGAATTTGGTTTGTTATCTTAtcacaatataaataatttattttctaattcaaAGATTAAGGATGAAGAAGATATTACCACGCAGGCTATTTTTGCATCTTATAGTTGGTTGCTATCGCAGGCTTGTTATCAAG gCTTTTCTACGTTCAACGATATAACATATCCATTAGTATCGCAAACAATTTTGACAAACGGTCAATATTGGTCCTTTTGCGTTTACCAGTTGAACACCACTTTATTACATTGGGAATATGCAGATAGCAATCCTTTGCGTAATATATGTTGGATAACAGAACCAATGATGTTGTTCGATAAAATAGAGGATGGAAAAATTCAAGGGTTCAACGAagatgttttaaaaaaattgatcaCATTTTATATCAATATGCCTGCAGCACGAagtaatgaaaatatgaaaccaTACTTAGGCGAATCTGTGAAACACGTTGCTAACATTACTGATCCCGAACGAAGAGCGTGGTTAGAATCAACATTTAAGTACCTTATGTCTAATAGACCAAGACATAa GTTACTGcctgaaatatataattggcagaaaatatttatgattgaTAACAATACTCGCCCTTGTGATAAGAAACATGACCCGTGGCAGTTTGGTTTCGTGGCTGCGAAACGAAGATTAAATCACCATCGGCCGACTTATATACCAAGATGTTTAAGAGAAAAtccaaaaaagagaaaagtaggCCGTTTGGCGAAAACATATTATCCAGATGCATAA
- the LOC139991141 gene encoding lysosomal acid glucosylceramidase-like isoform X1, which translates to MYIKCGDSLHGTVDVSHDSNYTKSLRRTSSIIMWDKCKAALLLVTLVIVAGDANDCVPRTFDQDSIVCVCNATYCDELPDSNPKVPEKGTFYWYVSSQEGLRLSMLQEQMGSCPNTSADTILHIDTSKKYQTILGFGGAFTDSAGMNIKNLSEATQDQLIRAYYGSGGSRYSLARIPIAGTDFSTRPYTYDDVADDMSLQNFSLTREDYDYKIPYLQKAVQLNPDVKFFSAAWSPPPWMKTNDEINGLGFLRKDCYQVYADYIVKFLEAYKSFGIDVWAVSTGNEPINAYVPFDPLNTMAWTPETLADWVANYAGPTLSNHNDTKILVLDDQRIELPWFVNRVFEDKKAKKYIVGTAVHWYTDSIAPPILLDLTHNNAPDKFILMTEACTGTGTSTYPKVALGSWSRGQEYILSIIQYMNHWAVGWVDWNIALDATGGPNWIQNYVDSPIIVNADTDEFYKQPMYYALKHFSRFVDRGSIRISITETDNVKATAFVTPSNEVVVVLYNNDTQKKNIILNDPRKNSICLELPAYSMNTVIYAQ; encoded by the exons atgtacataaaatgTGGCGATTCATTGCACGGTACAGTAGATGTCAGCCACGATTCGAACTATACGAAGAGCCTTAGACGAACG TCATCGATAATCATGTGGGACAAATGCAAGGCGGCGCTTCTGCTTGTAACGTTGGTCATCGTTGCAG GCGATGCGAATGACTGCGTGCCTCGAACTTTTGATCAGGACAGTATCGTATGCGTTTGTAATGCAACCTACTGTGACGAGCTACCGGATAGCAACCCCAAAGTACCAGAGAAGGGAACGTTCTACTGGTACGTTTCGAGCCAAGAGGGTCTAAGGCTGAGCATGTTACAGGAACAGATGGGTTCTTGTCCAAATACCAGCGCCGATACGATTCTACATATAGATACAtcgaaaaaatatcaaacCATCTTAGGCTTTGGCGGTGCTTTTACGGACTCGGCGGGAATGAATATCAAAAATCTCAGTGAGGCTACTCAGGACCAATTAATTCG GGCGTACTACGGTTCAGGCGGAAGCAGGTATTCGTTAGCTCGAATACCGATCGCTGGAACTGACTTCTCTACGAGACCTTACACGTACGATGACGTCGCTGATGATATGTCACTGCAAAACTTTAGTCTTACTCGGGAAGATTACGATTATAAGATACCATATCTGCAAAAAGCCGTTCAATTAAACCCTGATGTAAAATTCTTTAGTGCTGCATGGTCGCCTCCACCATGGATGAAAACCAATGATGAAATCAATGGATTGG GCTTTTTAAGGAAGGATTGTTATCAGGTTTATGCCGATTACATAGTAAAATTTTTGGAAGCGTATAAAAGCTTTGGCATTGATGTATGGGCCGTTTCGACAGGAAACGAACCCATAAACGCTTACGTGCCTTTTGATCCCCTTAACACTATGGCCTGGACACCAGAAACTCTCGCTGATTGGGTCGCTAACTATGCGGGTCCAACTTTGTCCAACCACAATGACACAAAAATTCTTGTTCTAGATGATCAGAGAATCGAATTACCTTGGTTTGTAAATAGAGTCTTCGAAGATAAAAAGGCGAAAAAATACATTGTTGGTACAGCTGTACATTGGTATACAGATAGTATCGCTCCGCCAATATTATTGGATTTAACACACAATAATGCTCCAGATAAATTTATTCTCATGACTGAAGCATGTACAG GTACCGGAACTTCGACTTACCCAAAAGTTGCCTTAGGTTCGTGGAGCAGAGGGCAGGAATATATTTTAAGCATAATACAG TACATGAATCATTGGGCAGTTGGATGGGTAGACTGGAATATAGCTTTAGACGCAACCGGTGGACCAAACTGGATTCAAAATTACGTCGACTCGCCCATTATTGTAAACGCAGACAccgatgaattttataaacagCCAATGTACTATGCTCTTAAGCACTTTAGCAGATTCGTCGATAGAGGCTCCATTAGGATTTCTATCACCGAAACGGACAATGTTAAAGCTACAGCCTTCGTAACACCTTCGAATGAAGTCGTGGTTGTTCTATATAACAA cGATACCCAGAAAAAGAACATTATTCTCAATGATCCGAGAAAGAATTCTATTTGCTTGGAATTACCTGCGTACTCCATGAATACCGTAATTTATGCACAATAG
- the LOC139991141 gene encoding lysosomal acid glucosylceramidase-like isoform X2, with product MWDKCKAALLLVTLVIVAGDANDCVPRTFDQDSIVCVCNATYCDELPDSNPKVPEKGTFYWYVSSQEGLRLSMLQEQMGSCPNTSADTILHIDTSKKYQTILGFGGAFTDSAGMNIKNLSEATQDQLIRAYYGSGGSRYSLARIPIAGTDFSTRPYTYDDVADDMSLQNFSLTREDYDYKIPYLQKAVQLNPDVKFFSAAWSPPPWMKTNDEINGLGFLRKDCYQVYADYIVKFLEAYKSFGIDVWAVSTGNEPINAYVPFDPLNTMAWTPETLADWVANYAGPTLSNHNDTKILVLDDQRIELPWFVNRVFEDKKAKKYIVGTAVHWYTDSIAPPILLDLTHNNAPDKFILMTEACTGTGTSTYPKVALGSWSRGQEYILSIIQYMNHWAVGWVDWNIALDATGGPNWIQNYVDSPIIVNADTDEFYKQPMYYALKHFSRFVDRGSIRISITETDNVKATAFVTPSNEVVVVLYNNDTQKKNIILNDPRKNSICLELPAYSMNTVIYAQ from the exons ATGTGGGACAAATGCAAGGCGGCGCTTCTGCTTGTAACGTTGGTCATCGTTGCAG GCGATGCGAATGACTGCGTGCCTCGAACTTTTGATCAGGACAGTATCGTATGCGTTTGTAATGCAACCTACTGTGACGAGCTACCGGATAGCAACCCCAAAGTACCAGAGAAGGGAACGTTCTACTGGTACGTTTCGAGCCAAGAGGGTCTAAGGCTGAGCATGTTACAGGAACAGATGGGTTCTTGTCCAAATACCAGCGCCGATACGATTCTACATATAGATACAtcgaaaaaatatcaaacCATCTTAGGCTTTGGCGGTGCTTTTACGGACTCGGCGGGAATGAATATCAAAAATCTCAGTGAGGCTACTCAGGACCAATTAATTCG GGCGTACTACGGTTCAGGCGGAAGCAGGTATTCGTTAGCTCGAATACCGATCGCTGGAACTGACTTCTCTACGAGACCTTACACGTACGATGACGTCGCTGATGATATGTCACTGCAAAACTTTAGTCTTACTCGGGAAGATTACGATTATAAGATACCATATCTGCAAAAAGCCGTTCAATTAAACCCTGATGTAAAATTCTTTAGTGCTGCATGGTCGCCTCCACCATGGATGAAAACCAATGATGAAATCAATGGATTGG GCTTTTTAAGGAAGGATTGTTATCAGGTTTATGCCGATTACATAGTAAAATTTTTGGAAGCGTATAAAAGCTTTGGCATTGATGTATGGGCCGTTTCGACAGGAAACGAACCCATAAACGCTTACGTGCCTTTTGATCCCCTTAACACTATGGCCTGGACACCAGAAACTCTCGCTGATTGGGTCGCTAACTATGCGGGTCCAACTTTGTCCAACCACAATGACACAAAAATTCTTGTTCTAGATGATCAGAGAATCGAATTACCTTGGTTTGTAAATAGAGTCTTCGAAGATAAAAAGGCGAAAAAATACATTGTTGGTACAGCTGTACATTGGTATACAGATAGTATCGCTCCGCCAATATTATTGGATTTAACACACAATAATGCTCCAGATAAATTTATTCTCATGACTGAAGCATGTACAG GTACCGGAACTTCGACTTACCCAAAAGTTGCCTTAGGTTCGTGGAGCAGAGGGCAGGAATATATTTTAAGCATAATACAG TACATGAATCATTGGGCAGTTGGATGGGTAGACTGGAATATAGCTTTAGACGCAACCGGTGGACCAAACTGGATTCAAAATTACGTCGACTCGCCCATTATTGTAAACGCAGACAccgatgaattttataaacagCCAATGTACTATGCTCTTAAGCACTTTAGCAGATTCGTCGATAGAGGCTCCATTAGGATTTCTATCACCGAAACGGACAATGTTAAAGCTACAGCCTTCGTAACACCTTCGAATGAAGTCGTGGTTGTTCTATATAACAA cGATACCCAGAAAAAGAACATTATTCTCAATGATCCGAGAAAGAATTCTATTTGCTTGGAATTACCTGCGTACTCCATGAATACCGTAATTTATGCACAATAG